From Bradysia coprophila strain Holo2 chromosome IV unlocalized genomic scaffold, BU_Bcop_v1 contig_5, whole genome shotgun sequence, one genomic window encodes:
- the LOC119071453 gene encoding uncharacterized protein LOC119071453 isoform X2: MSGNDDNGKYKEKLEIKNCEKRTLFGSLPFEGNTNWKLDDLSVIVDDDEDRKSDRGNVYKHSEDKCDGNSAEPIECNFKATLKKIIDKLKDDRSKDAQGVKKLFEKKCDSAATGYSKGSATSESHVT, encoded by the exons ATGTCTGGAAAT GATgacaatggaaaatataaagaaaaattggaaattaaaaattgtgagAAACGGACGTTATTTGGTTCCCTACCTTTCGAAGGAAATACTAATTGGAAGCTGGACGATCTCTCCGTCATTGTCGATGATGACGAAGATCGAAAATCTGATCGGGGAAATG TGTACAAACACAGCGAAGACAAATGTGATGGCAACTCTGCAGAGCCGATCGAATGTAATTTCAAAGCTACACTGAAGAAAATTATTGACAAACTGAAAGATGATAGGTCAAAAGATGCACAAGGAGTT aaaaaattattcgagaAGAAATGTGATAGTGCCGCTACTGGATATTCCAAGGGTAGTGCAACGTCCGAATCTCATGTAACATAA
- the LOC119071453 gene encoding uncharacterized protein LOC119071453 isoform X1, with amino-acid sequence MSGNQTPVYDSLSKKYETTRRRIFKDDNGKYKEKLEIKNCEKRTLFGSLPFEGNTNWKLDDLSVIVDDDEDRKSDRGNVYKHSEDKCDGNSAEPIECNFKATLKKIIDKLKDDRSKDAQGVKKLFEKKCDSAATGYSKGSATSESHVT; translated from the exons ATGTCTGGAAAT CAAACTCCGGTATACGATTCTCTCAGCAAGAAATACGAAACTACACgacgaagaatttttaag GATgacaatggaaaatataaagaaaaattggaaattaaaaattgtgagAAACGGACGTTATTTGGTTCCCTACCTTTCGAAGGAAATACTAATTGGAAGCTGGACGATCTCTCCGTCATTGTCGATGATGACGAAGATCGAAAATCTGATCGGGGAAATG TGTACAAACACAGCGAAGACAAATGTGATGGCAACTCTGCAGAGCCGATCGAATGTAATTTCAAAGCTACACTGAAGAAAATTATTGACAAACTGAAAGATGATAGGTCAAAAGATGCACAAGGAGTT aaaaaattattcgagaAGAAATGTGATAGTGCCGCTACTGGATATTCCAAGGGTAGTGCAACGTCCGAATCTCATGTAACATAA
- the LOC119072039 gene encoding longitudinals lacking protein-like, which translates to MMADQQFFLKWNDFQTNMVTSFRHLRDEKSFTDVTLACEGQTCKAHKMVLSACSPYFKSLLEENPSKHPIIILKDVSYTHLQAILEFMYAGEVNVSQEQLPAFLKTADRLKVKGLAETPAPIKREG; encoded by the exons ATGATGGCCGATCAACAGTTTTTCCTAAAATGGAAcgattttcaaacaaatatgGTCACTTCATTCAGACATTTACGGGACGAGAAAAGCTTCACAGAT GTAACATTGGCATGCGAAGGACAAACGTGTAAAGCACATAAAATGGTATTGTCGGCTTGCAGTCCATACTTTAAGTCATTGTTGGAG GAAAATCCATCAAAGCACCCGATTATTATTCTAAAAGACGTCTCATACACCCACCTGCAAGCCATTTTAGAATTTATGTATGCGGGAGAAGTAAATGTTTCGCAAGAACAATTACCGGCCTTCCTGAAAACGGCAGATCGACTTAAGGTTAAGGGTCTAGCCGAAACTCCTGCCCCAATCAAGCGGGAAGGTTGA